The following are encoded in a window of Allosphingosinicella indica genomic DNA:
- a CDS encoding transglycosylase domain-containing protein, translated as MGLFRNEAAAPPPEYPATQPYPDPATEAPPPAPRFLGWKRLAYIFGALLALLFLWLLVTAPLSNSLKPIAAPGITLVSAGGKPIARSGAVTDRPVDVTKLPDHVGQAFLAIEDRRFYNHTGIDPWGIGRAAFRNLTAGGVREGGSTITQQLAKLAFLSSDRTAARKIQEVILAFWLEAWLSKDEILSRYLSSVYFGDNVYGLRAAAHHYFSRDPEELTVEQSALLAGLLKAPSRLAPTRNLKGARDRARIVVATMVEAGFLTRAEADALPVPRLKVASATDLPTGTYFADWVFPQAREQTELDYGDQKVVTTLDDRLQKNAVDAIRRASLGGAQVALVAMRPNGEVVAMIGGKSYKASPFNRAVQARRQPGSTFKLFVYLAALRAGMTPDSIVSDEPLTIGSWSPRNSGERYRGPITLSEAFAVSSNVAAVRLSEQVGRENVIQAARDLGVASPLADDPSLALGTSGTTLLEMTAAYAAVASGRPPVRARGLPQEADEGWVGSVRNRIRNFRERSTWPMMLDMLHAAAHEGTGRAAVLPVDTFGKTGTSQDYRDAIFIGFAGDLVTGVWVGNDNNSPLKGVQGGGLPARIWRDFMSRSVEGGMPARRAAPPPEAVDEADVPIIQLEPPSMVVPLNDIGMEVGIGIEPDGVVIDARPSAPPPAPPASRPTEAAAPPPREGE; from the coding sequence ATGGGCCTGTTCCGCAACGAGGCTGCCGCTCCCCCGCCAGAGTATCCGGCGACGCAGCCGTATCCCGATCCCGCGACCGAAGCGCCGCCGCCCGCGCCGCGCTTTCTCGGCTGGAAGCGCCTCGCCTATATCTTCGGCGCGCTGCTCGCCTTGCTGTTCCTCTGGCTGCTGGTCACCGCGCCGCTCTCCAATTCGTTGAAGCCCATCGCCGCGCCCGGCATCACGCTGGTTTCCGCGGGCGGCAAGCCCATCGCGCGGAGCGGCGCGGTCACCGACCGGCCGGTCGACGTGACCAAGCTTCCCGATCATGTCGGCCAGGCCTTCCTCGCGATCGAGGACCGGCGCTTCTACAACCATACCGGGATCGATCCGTGGGGGATCGGCCGCGCAGCGTTCCGTAACCTTACCGCGGGGGGTGTACGCGAAGGCGGCAGCACGATCACCCAGCAGCTCGCCAAGCTGGCGTTCCTGAGTTCCGACCGCACCGCGGCGCGCAAGATCCAGGAAGTGATCCTCGCCTTCTGGCTGGAAGCCTGGCTCAGCAAGGATGAGATCCTCTCGCGCTATCTCTCCAGCGTCTATTTCGGCGATAACGTCTACGGACTGCGTGCCGCCGCACACCATTATTTCAGCCGCGATCCCGAAGAGCTGACCGTCGAGCAATCGGCGCTTCTCGCCGGGCTGCTCAAGGCGCCGTCGCGGCTCGCGCCGACGCGCAACCTCAAGGGTGCGCGCGACCGGGCCAGAATCGTCGTTGCGACGATGGTCGAGGCAGGCTTCCTGACGCGCGCAGAGGCGGATGCGCTGCCAGTGCCGCGTCTCAAGGTGGCGAGCGCCACCGATCTTCCAACCGGCACCTATTTCGCCGACTGGGTGTTCCCGCAGGCTCGCGAGCAGACCGAGCTCGACTATGGCGACCAGAAGGTCGTCACCACGCTCGACGACCGACTGCAGAAGAATGCTGTAGACGCGATCCGTCGCGCCAGCCTCGGCGGCGCGCAGGTCGCACTGGTCGCGATGCGGCCCAACGGCGAGGTCGTCGCGATGATCGGCGGCAAGAGCTACAAGGCGAGCCCGTTCAACCGTGCGGTGCAGGCACGGCGCCAGCCGGGATCGACCTTCAAGCTCTTCGTCTATCTCGCCGCGCTCCGTGCCGGGATGACGCCCGACTCGATCGTCAGCGACGAGCCGCTCACCATCGGCAGCTGGTCGCCGCGCAATTCGGGAGAGCGCTATCGCGGACCGATCACGCTGAGCGAGGCGTTTGCGGTGTCCAGCAACGTCGCGGCGGTGCGCCTCTCCGAGCAGGTGGGGCGCGAGAACGTCATCCAGGCCGCGCGCGATCTTGGCGTAGCAAGCCCGCTCGCCGACGATCCGAGCCTTGCGCTCGGCACCTCCGGCACGACTCTCCTAGAAATGACGGCGGCCTATGCCGCGGTGGCGTCTGGCCGGCCGCCGGTGCGCGCGCGCGGGCTGCCGCAGGAAGCCGACGAGGGCTGGGTCGGCTCGGTCCGCAACCGCATCCGCAACTTCCGCGAGCGATCGACCTGGCCGATGATGCTCGACATGCTGCACGCCGCCGCGCACGAGGGCACCGGCCGCGCCGCGGTGCTGCCCGTCGATACATTCGGCAAGACCGGCACCAGCCAGGACTATCGCGACGCGATCTTCATCGGCTTCGCGGGCGATCTGGTCACTGGCGTATGGGTCGGCAACGACAACAACAGCCCGCTGAAAGGCGTGCAAGGCGGCGGACTGCCGGCGCGCATCTGGCGCGATTTCATGAGCCGCTCGGTCGAGGGTGGCATGCCCGCACGCCGCGCCGCGCCGCCGCCGGAGGCAGTCGACGAGGCAGACGTGCCGATCATCCAGCTCGAGCCGCCGTCGATGGTGGTGCCGCTCAACGACATCGGCATGGAAGTCGGTATCGGGATCGAGCCCGACGGCGTCGTGATCGACGCCCGACCGAGCGCGCCGCCGCCTGCTCCGCCGGCATCACGGCCAACGGAAGCCGCAGCCCCGCCTCCGCGCGAAGGCGAATAA
- the msrA gene encoding peptide-methionine (S)-S-oxide reductase MsrA — protein MAHETATLAGGCFWCTEAVFKDVTGVERVESGYIGGYVADPTYKQVCGGDTGHAEAIRLTYDPAQVSYDDLLDMFFATHDPTQLNRQGNDVGTQYRSAIFPHSSEQEEAAKRAIERSQADWKDPIVTTIEPLADWYPAEDYHQDYWEGEGQRNPYCLAVIPPKLQKLRKSFAARLKDGVSA, from the coding sequence ATGGCGCACGAAACGGCAACCTTGGCGGGCGGATGCTTCTGGTGCACGGAAGCGGTGTTCAAGGACGTCACCGGCGTCGAGCGCGTCGAGAGCGGTTATATCGGCGGCTACGTCGCCGATCCCACTTACAAGCAGGTCTGCGGCGGCGACACCGGCCATGCCGAGGCGATCCGCCTGACCTACGATCCTGCGCAGGTCTCCTATGACGATCTGCTCGACATGTTCTTCGCTACGCACGATCCGACCCAGCTCAACCGGCAGGGCAACGATGTTGGCACCCAATATCGCTCGGCCATCTTCCCGCACTCCTCCGAGCAGGAGGAGGCGGCCAAACGCGCGATCGAGCGTTCGCAGGCGGACTGGAAGGATCCCATCGTCACGACGATCGAGCCGCTCGCCGATTGGTATCCGGCCGAGGATTATCATCAGGATTATTGGGAAGGCGAGGGGCAGCGGAACCCCTATTGCCTCGCGGTCATCCCTCCCAAGCTGCAGAAGCTCCGGAAGAGCTTTGCCGCGCGGCTGAAGGATGGCGTCTCTGCCTGA